One window from the genome of Thermococcus siculi encodes:
- a CDS encoding zinc metalloprotease HtpX, translated as MVALLIGLLMAVGYLLGGARWMTIMFWFAVIVSFLAFWYSDKLVIKMMKAKVVSREEAPEIYDIVEKLSKKAGLPMPRVAIIDDPTPNAFATGRNAKHALVTVTTGILELLDRDELEGVIGHELTHVRNHDILVGTIAGALAGALVYIGYFLKWIALFKAIFGDLGIERFIGALLIAITAPIAAVIIRSAISRQREFAADEGGARLSGKPAALASALLKLDEAIKKLQEEQKAKKSKRKPLGNPGLAHLFIVNHFEGDRVSRLFATHPPTEQRIAHLREVAKDMGVEFPY; from the coding sequence ATGGTGGCGCTTCTTATTGGCCTGCTGATGGCCGTCGGCTATCTCCTGGGCGGGGCAAGATGGATGACCATCATGTTCTGGTTCGCCGTCATAGTGAGCTTTCTCGCCTTCTGGTACAGCGACAAGCTCGTTATCAAGATGATGAAAGCCAAGGTAGTGAGCAGGGAAGAAGCCCCGGAGATCTACGACATAGTTGAGAAGCTCTCAAAGAAGGCCGGTCTCCCCATGCCGAGGGTTGCCATAATCGACGACCCGACACCGAACGCCTTCGCAACGGGAAGGAACGCAAAGCACGCCCTCGTAACGGTGACGACGGGAATCCTCGAACTCCTCGACAGGGACGAACTTGAGGGCGTCATAGGCCACGAGCTTACCCACGTGAGGAACCACGACATACTCGTCGGTACCATAGCGGGCGCCCTGGCGGGGGCACTCGTTTACATCGGCTACTTCCTCAAGTGGATCGCGCTGTTCAAGGCGATATTTGGGGACCTTGGCATTGAGCGTTTCATCGGTGCCCTCCTGATAGCTATAACCGCGCCGATAGCGGCGGTGATAATCCGCTCGGCAATAAGCAGGCAGAGGGAGTTCGCCGCTGACGAAGGCGGAGCGAGGCTCAGCGGCAAGCCGGCGGCACTCGCCAGTGCACTCCTCAAGCTCGATGAGGCAATAAAAAAGCTCCAGGAGGAGCAGAAGGCGAAGAAATCGAAGCGGAAACCCCTTGGCAACCCCGGACTGGCCCACCTCTTCATCGTGAACCATTTCGAGGGCGACAGGGTTTCCAGGCTCTTTGCCACCCACCCTCCGACAGAGCAGAGGATAGCCCACCTCAGGGAAGTGGCCAAGGACATGGGCGTCGAGTTCCCCTACTGA
- a CDS encoding P-loop NTPase family protein, which produces MTLKLNLEARSIYRSIQEEIKKRLVLSESARFLENFAPVSDRAEILGRQAYLRENLSGIRPELREYLSRVKPIKFRRDFLHDRVLIVDESELGKAESLGLCEVSTNIEDAEGYPIVLSTVGYGMDVEITPSQIAPELYVLPLWENRETLEALARIGELTGRESVAGEILKGLEALGEVMGRRKLLEDLDEIIAGKERELNEKISERLEKFSLTLSGKELLDFLNELKTGNYEAIFSHFGEVEGEILDLINDAENELSERFGVTVELFSREELYPISVPPERVEMLHEELERELKVEFYLKSREVLDRVMPLLPRLKEELSRVYELDFLQAVKTFTEGFAFPEIWEGGIAFVGGRHLFIENPQPVSYAVGRKPRGFDTPGSEAIRDEKVVILTGANSGGKTSLLELITQIALLAHMGFPVPAEKAWVEPLGELFFFRRKRSAYGAGAFETALRSFVRSLRGTGRKLILIDEFEAITEPGAAVKIIGELLKVAHEKGFYVVIVSHLGEDLKMELPFARVDGIEAKGLDENLNLIVDRQPAFGKLGRSTPELIVERLARKKRGKEREIFERVLGAFREK; this is translated from the coding sequence ATGACTCTCAAGCTCAACCTGGAAGCCAGGTCAATATACAGGTCGATTCAGGAGGAGATAAAGAAGAGGTTAGTCCTCTCTGAGAGCGCCCGTTTTCTGGAGAACTTCGCACCGGTATCCGACCGGGCCGAAATCCTCGGCAGGCAGGCTTACCTCCGCGAGAACCTTTCCGGGATAAGGCCGGAGTTGAGGGAGTATCTCTCCAGAGTCAAACCCATAAAGTTCAGGAGGGACTTCCTCCACGACAGGGTTCTGATCGTTGATGAGTCCGAGCTGGGGAAAGCCGAAAGTCTCGGCCTCTGCGAGGTCTCCACGAACATCGAGGACGCCGAAGGGTATCCCATCGTTCTCAGTACTGTGGGTTACGGGATGGACGTCGAGATAACTCCCTCCCAAATCGCCCCGGAACTCTACGTCCTTCCCCTCTGGGAGAACCGCGAGACCCTTGAGGCCCTCGCCAGAATAGGGGAACTCACCGGAAGGGAGAGCGTTGCGGGGGAGATTTTAAAGGGCCTCGAAGCCCTGGGAGAGGTAATGGGGCGGAGAAAACTCCTCGAGGACCTCGACGAGATAATAGCCGGTAAGGAGCGCGAGCTGAACGAGAAGATATCGGAAAGACTCGAAAAATTCAGCCTCACCCTGAGCGGAAAGGAACTCCTCGACTTCCTGAACGAGCTTAAGACGGGCAACTACGAGGCGATTTTCTCGCACTTCGGCGAAGTTGAGGGCGAGATCCTCGACCTGATAAACGATGCCGAAAACGAACTGAGCGAGAGGTTTGGGGTAACGGTTGAACTCTTTTCCCGGGAAGAACTCTACCCCATCTCGGTTCCGCCGGAGAGGGTCGAGATGCTCCACGAGGAGCTTGAGAGGGAACTCAAGGTTGAGTTTTACCTGAAGAGCAGGGAGGTTCTCGATAGAGTAATGCCCCTGCTTCCCAGGCTCAAGGAAGAACTTTCGAGGGTTTACGAGCTGGATTTCCTTCAGGCGGTTAAGACATTCACCGAGGGCTTCGCTTTTCCGGAGATATGGGAAGGCGGAATAGCGTTCGTCGGGGGCAGGCACCTCTTCATAGAGAACCCGCAGCCGGTGAGCTACGCCGTCGGGAGAAAACCGAGGGGGTTTGATACGCCGGGTTCAGAAGCCATCAGGGATGAGAAGGTCGTCATCCTCACCGGCGCAAACAGCGGTGGAAAAACGAGCCTCCTCGAGCTGATAACCCAGATAGCGTTGCTGGCCCACATGGGCTTTCCGGTTCCTGCTGAAAAGGCCTGGGTGGAGCCTCTCGGTGAGCTGTTCTTCTTCAGGAGAAAGAGGAGCGCCTACGGTGCCGGGGCCTTTGAGACGGCCCTCCGTTCCTTCGTGCGCTCCCTCAGGGGGACTGGCAGGAAACTCATCCTGATAGACGAGTTCGAGGCGATCACCGAGCCGGGCGCGGCCGTAAAGATAATCGGCGAACTCCTCAAGGTGGCCCACGAGAAAGGTTTCTACGTCGTCATAGTCTCCCATCTGGGCGAGGACCTGAAGATGGAGCTTCCCTTCGCGAGAGTTGATGGTATCGAAGCCAAGGGCCTCGACGAGAACCTGAACCTCATTGTGGACAGGCAGCCTGCCTTCGGGAAACTCGGAAGGAGCACGCCTGAGCTGATAGTCGAGAGGCTCGCGAGGAAGAAGCGCGGGAAGGAGAGAGAGATTTTCGAGAGGGTTCTGGGGGCGTTTAGGGAAAAATAA
- a CDS encoding radical SAM protein, with the protein MEILSEVGDPNVAVVYIGKTSKGNIVEFVESIPTYDPQEKWVLIVSSLNGCPVGCKMCDAGFFYKGRLDLDELMEQIEYPIARRWGGKPKTRKFKVQFARMGEPSFNMAVVEAMRLLGERYENFHPSLSTIAPIGTDKFFERLLELKKEMFPTNFQLQFSIHSTNPEQRDEIIPVRKWDFERIAEYGKAFYDEGGKKITLNFALARENEADASVIAEHFPKEYFLIKITPLNPTVSTLKNRLTNDVDLETGLPVKHKKFVDDLRRLGYDVIISVGDTRENLIGSNCGQYILRFLKERPELREAYTFARGFEFRVS; encoded by the coding sequence ATGGAGATACTGAGTGAGGTTGGAGACCCAAACGTTGCCGTCGTTTACATCGGGAAGACCTCCAAGGGGAACATCGTGGAGTTCGTCGAATCAATCCCGACCTACGATCCGCAGGAGAAGTGGGTGCTCATAGTCTCATCCCTCAATGGATGTCCAGTTGGGTGCAAGATGTGCGACGCGGGCTTCTTCTACAAGGGGAGGCTCGACCTGGACGAGCTGATGGAGCAGATAGAGTACCCGATAGCCAGGCGCTGGGGAGGGAAGCCGAAGACTAGGAAGTTTAAGGTGCAGTTCGCCAGGATGGGCGAGCCGAGCTTCAACATGGCCGTGGTAGAGGCTATGCGCCTCCTCGGCGAGCGCTACGAAAACTTCCATCCATCGCTCTCGACGATAGCCCCCATCGGTACGGATAAGTTCTTCGAGAGACTCCTCGAACTGAAGAAGGAAATGTTCCCGACCAACTTCCAGCTCCAGTTCTCGATACACTCGACGAACCCGGAGCAGAGGGACGAGATAATCCCCGTCAGGAAGTGGGACTTCGAGAGGATAGCCGAGTACGGGAAGGCCTTCTACGACGAGGGCGGCAAGAAGATAACCCTGAACTTCGCCCTCGCGAGGGAGAACGAGGCGGACGCTTCCGTGATAGCCGAGCACTTCCCGAAGGAATACTTCCTCATCAAGATAACGCCGCTCAACCCGACGGTCAGCACGCTCAAGAACAGGCTCACGAACGACGTTGACCTCGAGACCGGTCTTCCGGTGAAGCACAAAAAGTTCGTTGATGACCTTAGGAGGCTCGGGTACGACGTCATCATTTCCGTCGGCGACACGAGGGAGAACCTCATCGGCTCGAACTGCGGCCAGTACATCCTGAGGTTTTTGAAGGAGAGGCCCGAGCTCAGGGAGGCCTACACCTTCGCGAGGGGCTTTGAGTTCAGGGTGAGCTGA
- a CDS encoding NAD(P)/FAD-dependent oxidoreductase: MALVGIIGAGIGGIATAVQLARYGIESVIFERERIGGLIRNAYSVENTMFFPDGIKGERVVEILEEYVGKYGLRVIYEEVTGIRKKDELFEVETPKGMYRFKYLVVATGTRPKKLPFEGVVYHVAEVPRRHYGRVLIIGGGDVAFDYALTMSKMADEVIILMRSEPKALPYLQELVKRRSNIKTLMGQVREIRPKNGEEKLLAVTSAGNFEVDLVLGAIGRVPNIELVKDIEDENLFLVGDVKNGIYRQTALAIADGIRTAMTIWRRERYGDTE; encoded by the coding sequence ATGGCTCTCGTCGGAATAATCGGGGCGGGGATAGGCGGAATAGCTACTGCCGTTCAGCTCGCCCGCTATGGGATAGAGAGCGTGATCTTTGAGAGAGAGCGCATCGGCGGCCTCATAAGAAACGCCTACTCCGTCGAGAACACGATGTTCTTCCCCGATGGGATAAAGGGCGAGAGGGTCGTTGAGATACTGGAGGAGTATGTGGGGAAGTACGGCCTGAGGGTCATTTACGAGGAGGTCACAGGAATTAGGAAGAAGGATGAGCTTTTCGAGGTCGAGACCCCCAAAGGGATGTACCGCTTCAAGTACCTCGTCGTGGCGACAGGAACCAGGCCGAAAAAGCTTCCCTTTGAGGGAGTGGTTTACCACGTGGCCGAGGTTCCAAGGCGGCACTACGGGAGGGTTCTGATAATAGGTGGCGGCGACGTGGCCTTTGACTACGCCCTGACAATGAGCAAGATGGCCGATGAGGTGATAATCCTCATGAGGAGCGAGCCGAAGGCGCTGCCCTACCTCCAGGAACTCGTGAAGAGGCGTTCAAACATTAAAACCCTAATGGGACAGGTCCGGGAAATTCGGCCCAAAAACGGGGAGGAAAAGCTTTTAGCCGTGACCAGTGCCGGTAACTTTGAGGTTGACCTGGTGCTCGGGGCCATAGGCAGGGTTCCGAACATCGAACTCGTAAAAGACATTGAAGACGAGAACCTTTTCCTCGTGGGGGACGTTAAGAACGGAATCTACCGCCAGACGGCCCTCGCGATAGCGGATGGAATAAGAACCGCGATGACGATCTGGAGGAGGGAGAGGTATGGAGATACTGAGTGA
- a CDS encoding Kae1-associated kinase Bud32: MELIKQGAEAKIYLAGFKEYFGVDLLPGEMIVVKHRIPKRYRIEEIDKKLRKERTVREARVLSRAKEFGVNCPHVYEVDLRDMKIAMEFIDGERLKELLERVPMEERLELCREIGRQVGKLHKAGIVHGDLTTSNMILRNGKVYLIDFGLADFDPTLEARGVDLHLLHRAMESTHYTWFERGFEAVLEGYSEVLGEDARREIEEKLEEIESRGRYRERSWVG; encoded by the coding sequence GTGGAGCTGATAAAGCAGGGCGCGGAGGCAAAGATTTACTTGGCCGGTTTCAAAGAGTACTTCGGTGTCGACCTTTTACCTGGGGAAATGATCGTGGTCAAGCACAGGATCCCAAAGCGCTACCGCATCGAGGAGATAGATAAAAAACTGAGAAAGGAGAGAACCGTCAGGGAAGCCAGAGTTCTAAGCAGGGCCAAGGAGTTCGGCGTCAACTGCCCCCACGTCTACGAGGTCGATTTGAGGGACATGAAGATTGCCATGGAGTTCATAGACGGGGAGAGGCTGAAGGAACTTCTTGAGAGGGTCCCTATGGAGGAGCGCTTGGAGCTGTGCAGGGAAATTGGAAGGCAGGTGGGAAAGCTCCACAAAGCGGGAATAGTGCACGGTGACTTAACGACCTCCAACATGATACTCAGGAACGGAAAGGTCTACCTCATAGACTTCGGTCTGGCCGACTTCGACCCGACGCTGGAGGCGAGGGGCGTTGATTTGCACCTCCTCCACAGGGCGATGGAGAGCACGCACTACACGTGGTTTGAGAGGGGATTTGAGGCGGTTCTGGAGGGCTACTCCGAGGTGCTCGGTGAAGACGCGAGGAGGGAAATCGAAGAAAAGCTTGAGGAGATAGAGAGCCGCGGGAGGTACAGGGAGAGGAGCTGGGTGGGCTGA
- the moaC gene encoding cyclic pyranopterin monophosphate synthase MoaC: MKGLTHVDEKGVKMVEVGHKREVFRRAVAKGRIRLKPETIELIKAGKTKKGNVIATAQIAGILAVKKTPELIPLCHPIPLTGVDISFEFGEDYIEATCEVRAFYKTGVEMEALTGVSVALLTIWDMVKAVEKDENGQYPFTRIEGIHVVEKVKGQALQ, translated from the coding sequence ATGAAGGGGCTAACCCACGTCGACGAGAAGGGCGTTAAGATGGTTGAAGTCGGGCACAAGAGGGAGGTTTTCAGGAGGGCGGTCGCGAAGGGCAGGATAAGGCTGAAGCCCGAGACGATAGAGCTGATAAAGGCAGGTAAGACGAAGAAGGGGAACGTGATAGCCACTGCCCAGATAGCGGGCATTCTGGCTGTGAAGAAAACCCCGGAGCTGATCCCGCTCTGCCACCCGATACCCCTCACGGGCGTCGACATCTCCTTCGAGTTCGGGGAGGACTACATCGAGGCCACCTGCGAGGTTAGGGCCTTTTACAAGACGGGCGTAGAGATGGAGGCGCTAACCGGGGTCAGCGTTGCGCTGCTGACGATATGGGACATGGTGAAGGCCGTTGAGAAGGACGAAAACGGGCAGTATCCGTTCACGAGGATAGAGGGGATTCACGTCGTCGAGAAGGTGAAGGGTCAGGCCTTGCAGTAG
- the thsB gene encoding thermosome subunit beta, translated as MAQLSGQPVVILPEGTQRYVGRDAQRLNILAARIIAETVRTTLGPKGMDKMLVDSLGDVVVTNDGATILDRIDLQHPAAKMMVEVAKTQDKEAGDGTTTAVVIAGELLRKAEELLDQNIHPSIIVKGYTMAAEKAQEILEDIAIEVTPDDDETLMKIAMTSITGKNAESHKELFARLAVEAVKQVAEKKDGKYTVDIDNIKIEKKAGESVEESELVRGVVIDKERVHPRMPTKVEGARIALINEALEVKKTETDAKINITSPDQLMSFLEQEEKMLKDMVDQIAATGANVLFVQKGIDDLAQHYLAKKGILAVRRVKKSDMEKLAKATGAKIVTNVKDLTQEDLGHADIVEERKIAGESMIFVEGCKNPKAVTILIRGGTEHVIDEVERALEDAIKVVKDVMEDGAVLPAGGAGEIELAIRLDEYAKEVGGKEALAIENFAEALKIIPKTLAENAGLDTVEMLVKVISEHKNRGVAIGIDVFAGEPADMLSKGIIEPLRVKKQAIKSASEAAIMILRIDDVIAAKVSKPEGGQGGMPGGMGGMGGMGGMDMGM; from the coding sequence ATGGCACAGCTCAGTGGACAGCCGGTCGTTATTCTGCCCGAGGGAACCCAGAGGTACGTTGGAAGGGACGCCCAGAGGCTCAACATTCTGGCTGCTAGAATTATAGCCGAGACGGTGAGAACCACCCTCGGCCCGAAGGGCATGGACAAGATGCTCGTCGACAGCCTCGGTGACGTCGTTGTCACCAACGATGGCGCTACTATTCTCGACAGGATCGACCTTCAGCACCCGGCCGCGAAGATGATGGTTGAGGTCGCCAAGACTCAGGACAAGGAGGCCGGTGATGGAACCACCACGGCAGTCGTTATCGCTGGAGAGCTTCTCAGGAAGGCCGAGGAACTCCTCGACCAGAACATCCACCCGAGCATCATCGTCAAGGGCTACACCATGGCCGCCGAGAAGGCCCAGGAGATACTCGAGGACATCGCCATCGAAGTCACCCCGGACGACGATGAGACCCTCATGAAGATAGCCATGACCTCAATAACCGGCAAGAACGCCGAGAGCCACAAGGAGCTTTTCGCCAGGCTCGCCGTCGAGGCCGTCAAGCAGGTCGCTGAGAAGAAGGACGGTAAGTACACCGTTGACATCGACAACATCAAGATCGAGAAGAAGGCCGGCGAGAGCGTTGAGGAGAGCGAGCTTGTCCGCGGCGTCGTCATCGACAAGGAGCGCGTCCACCCGAGGATGCCCACCAAGGTCGAGGGCGCCAGGATAGCCCTCATAAACGAGGCCCTGGAAGTTAAGAAGACCGAGACCGACGCCAAGATCAACATCACCAGCCCCGACCAGCTCATGAGCTTCCTCGAGCAGGAGGAGAAAATGCTCAAGGACATGGTCGACCAGATCGCCGCAACCGGCGCCAACGTCCTCTTCGTCCAGAAGGGTATTGACGACCTTGCCCAGCACTACCTCGCCAAGAAGGGAATCCTCGCAGTCAGGCGCGTCAAGAAGAGCGACATGGAGAAGCTTGCGAAGGCCACCGGCGCCAAGATCGTCACCAACGTCAAGGATCTTACCCAGGAAGACCTCGGTCACGCGGACATCGTTGAGGAGCGCAAGATAGCCGGCGAGAGCATGATCTTCGTTGAGGGCTGCAAGAACCCGAAGGCGGTGACCATACTCATCCGCGGTGGCACCGAGCACGTCATCGATGAGGTTGAGAGGGCGCTTGAGGATGCCATCAAGGTCGTCAAGGACGTCATGGAGGACGGTGCGGTTCTTCCGGCGGGCGGTGCCGGCGAGATCGAGCTTGCCATCAGGCTCGACGAGTACGCCAAGGAGGTCGGCGGCAAGGAGGCCCTCGCCATCGAGAACTTCGCCGAGGCCCTCAAGATAATCCCGAAGACCCTGGCAGAGAACGCCGGTCTCGACACAGTTGAGATGCTCGTCAAGGTCATCAGCGAGCACAAGAACAGGGGCGTTGCCATAGGCATAGACGTCTTCGCCGGCGAGCCGGCCGACATGCTCTCCAAGGGCATCATCGAGCCGCTCCGCGTCAAGAAGCAGGCCATCAAGAGCGCCAGCGAGGCTGCAATAATGATCCTCAGGATCGACGACGTCATCGCCGCCAAGGTCAGCAAGCCCGAGGGCGGCCAGGGCGGAATGCCCGGCGGCATGGGCGGTATGGGTGGAATGGGCGGCATGGACATGGGCATGTGA
- a CDS encoding isochorismatase family protein, protein MKEDYFTREFIAEMRERYFRERKWERVRPFRRAAVLAIDLQRYFLSPESRAFLPSAGRFVPGLVEFYSELRELQVPIIFTRHHHESDHMTRWWGGDMPKDDPLNELFNDFRPFVRVVVEKNTYDAFYDTELETLLQKMGVETVIITGVMTHLCCETTAREAFVRGFNVVFPVDGTLTQNRHFHEGTLRNLSHGFAVTPLLREVLEWLSSE, encoded by the coding sequence ATGAAGGAGGACTACTTCACCCGGGAATTCATCGCCGAGATGAGGGAGCGCTACTTCAGGGAGAGGAAGTGGGAGAGGGTCCGGCCCTTCCGGAGGGCGGCAGTTCTGGCCATAGACCTCCAGAGGTACTTCCTGAGTCCAGAGAGCAGGGCCTTTCTGCCCTCCGCCGGGAGGTTCGTCCCGGGGCTGGTGGAGTTCTATTCCGAGCTTCGGGAGCTTCAGGTTCCGATAATTTTCACCAGGCACCACCACGAGTCCGACCACATGACCCGCTGGTGGGGCGGCGATATGCCAAAGGACGACCCGCTGAACGAGCTTTTCAACGATTTTAGGCCCTTCGTCAGAGTAGTTGTGGAGAAAAACACCTACGACGCCTTCTATGACACGGAGCTTGAGACCCTCCTCCAGAAAATGGGCGTCGAGACCGTTATAATCACCGGCGTCATGACCCACCTCTGCTGCGAGACCACCGCCAGGGAGGCCTTTGTGAGGGGATTCAACGTGGTCTTCCCCGTTGACGGCACGCTTACCCAGAACAGGCACTTCCACGAGGGCACCCTCAGGAACCTCTCCCACGGCTTCGCGGTCACACCACTCCTCCGGGAGGTGCTGGAATGGCTCTCGTCGGAATAA
- a CDS encoding ABC transporter ATP-binding protein, which produces MSTPAILVENLRKSYGRFRAVDDLTFDVREGEVFGFLGPNGAGKTTTILSMLGIIIPDGGRIEILGMEMAREPIKIKERIGYLPENATIYGELTAWKNLEFFANFYRMSNAERERRISELLKRVGLWEVRYRKAKTFSKGMKQRLLIAQTLINDPELLILDEPTSGLDPEGAHLVKEVIRGAKADGRTVFFSSHVLSEVEELSDRVGIIVRGKLKAVGPIGEIKRRFMELEGYEIKVETKEPIPEIEHDSITRIERLAPNRLIIFARSDIREWLSQYLTSKGVTILSLEIEEPSLEDVFLKTIYGREEE; this is translated from the coding sequence ATGTCCACTCCAGCAATACTGGTTGAGAACCTCAGAAAGTCGTACGGCCGCTTCCGGGCCGTCGATGATCTTACCTTCGATGTCCGAGAGGGCGAAGTCTTCGGCTTTCTGGGGCCGAACGGGGCCGGCAAGACCACCACGATCCTCAGCATGCTCGGCATCATAATCCCCGACGGCGGGAGGATAGAGATACTCGGCATGGAGATGGCCAGGGAGCCTATAAAAATCAAGGAGAGAATCGGTTATCTGCCCGAAAACGCAACGATCTATGGAGAACTTACCGCCTGGAAGAACCTGGAGTTCTTCGCCAACTTCTACAGGATGAGCAACGCCGAGAGGGAGAGGAGGATATCCGAACTGTTAAAAAGGGTCGGCCTCTGGGAAGTTCGCTACCGGAAGGCCAAGACCTTCTCTAAGGGCATGAAGCAGCGCCTCCTCATTGCCCAGACCCTCATCAACGACCCAGAACTTCTAATCCTCGACGAACCGACGAGCGGCCTCGATCCCGAGGGAGCACACCTCGTCAAGGAAGTCATCCGCGGGGCGAAGGCCGATGGAAGAACCGTCTTCTTCTCGAGCCACGTCCTCAGCGAGGTCGAGGAGCTGAGCGACAGGGTCGGCATAATCGTCCGCGGAAAGCTCAAGGCGGTAGGCCCGATAGGGGAGATAAAGCGCCGGTTCATGGAGCTGGAGGGTTACGAGATAAAGGTGGAGACGAAGGAGCCGATACCTGAGATAGAACACGACTCCATAACCCGCATTGAGCGCCTCGCGCCCAACAGGCTCATCATCTTCGCCCGTTCGGACATAAGGGAGTGGCTCTCGCAGTATCTCACCTCAAAAGGCGTCACGATACTCAGCCTTGAGATAGAGGAACCGAGCCTCGAAGATGTTTTCCTGAAGACGATCTACGGGAGGGAGGAAGAATGA
- a CDS encoding zinc metalloprotease HtpX codes for MGLLMWLRTGLLMALLTGLLMAIGYVFGGPSWAFMMFLFSMAFNFITYWYSDRIVLSWYNARIVDEYEAPELYAIVRNLAERAGLPMPKVAIIPTDTPNAFATGRDPKHAVVAVTTGLLKLLNRDELEGVIGHELTHIKNRDMLIGTFAAAMAGAIIQLAYWARWIAIFGGFGRDDDDAGNVLAAILVAVLAPIAAMLIQAAVSRSREFLADEGGAKISGKPHALASALMKIEQAVRYRPLRNGNPATAHMFIVNPFRGVSIANLLSTHPPTEARIERLRKIAEEMGIYF; via the coding sequence ATGGGACTGCTGATGTGGCTCAGAACCGGCCTGCTGATGGCCTTGCTAACCGGGTTACTCATGGCCATCGGCTACGTCTTCGGCGGGCCGAGCTGGGCCTTCATGATGTTCCTGTTCTCAATGGCGTTTAATTTCATCACCTACTGGTACAGCGATAGAATCGTGCTGAGCTGGTACAACGCGAGGATAGTGGACGAGTACGAGGCTCCAGAGCTTTACGCCATAGTCAGAAACCTTGCGGAGAGGGCAGGACTTCCAATGCCGAAGGTGGCCATAATCCCAACGGATACCCCAAACGCGTTCGCCACGGGGAGGGACCCGAAGCACGCCGTTGTGGCCGTAACCACCGGCCTTCTCAAACTCCTCAACCGGGATGAGCTTGAAGGAGTTATAGGTCACGAGCTGACTCACATCAAGAACAGGGACATGCTAATCGGAACCTTCGCGGCGGCGATGGCGGGAGCGATAATCCAGCTCGCCTACTGGGCGCGCTGGATAGCCATCTTCGGCGGCTTCGGCAGGGACGATGACGATGCGGGCAACGTTCTGGCGGCGATACTCGTGGCGGTTCTCGCCCCGATAGCGGCGATGCTCATACAGGCCGCCGTGAGCCGTTCCAGGGAGTTCCTGGCGGACGAGGGTGGAGCGAAGATAAGCGGCAAACCCCACGCACTCGCGAGCGCGCTGATGAAGATAGAGCAGGCGGTCCGCTATAGGCCGCTGAGGAACGGCAATCCAGCCACTGCCCACATGTTCATCGTGAACCCCTTCAGGGGGGTGAGCATAGCCAACCTGCTGTCAACACACCCGCCGACCGAGGCCAGGATAGAGCGGCTCAGGAAGATAGCGGAGGAGATGGGAATTTACTTCTGA